The nucleotide window CTGGTGGTAGCAGGTGGAAAGGCTCCACGTAGCCATTACTCAGACACCTTCAGCTGCAGAGTGAATGTTTTAGTCTTTATCCAGGTAAGTTGTTGGTTAAGAAAAATTAGAAAAGATTGGACTGGGAAAAGTCAAAAGTGACTGACAATCAAAAGTTCACAGTCAATTTTGGTCTTGAATCTGTGCAATTATTCAGAGAAgctgtattttaaaaattattgtaagaTATAGTCTTGATATTACTTCATTTGTAAGAGAAATTATGACATGGGCAACATTGTGTATTATGAGAAATTAGAGATCTCAGACAAGATGGCTATAGAAAAGCAGATATTTTGTATGCAGCAAAGCAGCTTTACATTAAAAAGTAAAGCTAAAATCAAGCTGTACACAAAATAGCATTTTAGGCTGAAAAGCAATTTTTTCAGttaatttttttcagctttcaaTTATGTGTTATACAAAGGTTGTAGTATTGATTTGCTGAACTTTATTCAGAAATGTTTTCCTTTATTCTGCCAACATTTCGATGTTGTACAATAAATATGTAAGGGTGAAGAAAACAAGTTAAGGAACATCTGTAAATATAATTTAGTCCAGAAGTCCTTTAGCTATAGTCTAGCTTTTACATATTTGGGGTAattttggggtggctgtagctcaggtggtagagcagaatGCCTACTAATGAGGAAGTTTGGTGGTTTGATTCCCCATCTGCAATTACATACAGTTCCGAAATATTAATTCTGACCACTAATTTATACtgtatgtattttctttcattcttcatCTTGTACTCCTGATGCAGTACTCACATTGATCAACCTGCTTGTGGTTGTTGTAGAACGGCAGGACCCAAGCAGGAGGCCCTGGACCTAGTAGTCTGGTCAAGCGCTACCTCATCATAGGATTGTGGTGGTAATAGAACCCTCCATCACTGCCATCAACCATGAAGGGAGAAGCCACAAATAAACCTCAGAGACAATTTAGGTTCATAGATTATGGACACCAATTCCTTGTTTTTCCGTCATTTTGCTTCTATAGTAGCACAGTGGATTTTTCTTCATACAGTGAAGTTAGGAGTAAAACGCAGTCTTTCAGGTTTAATTTAAGGGGTATAAGTATTGCATTAATTGTTGGATGTTTAATATTGAGTAgtatatatgtaaataaaatcttTAATCGTAAACCATCTCTACCATCAACTGTTAAAGGTGTTTCTGGGTCTCCATAGTTTACCCTCCAGATTTGCCCATACAGCTGAGAACCTGTAACACTGGATGTATGTTAGGTAAACATTGATAATCATCTTACGTATGCAGATGACCTGGTTGTTTTAGTCCAAGTAGTGCTGGATTACAGCAGCTTCTTAATATCTGTACTGAATATGGTGTGCTATATGATTAAAGTACAATGCTATCTTGATATGTAGAACCAAGCAGGATAAACAGCTAAATTTCCCTGTGTTTAAACTGTCCGACGATACCCTTGAGATTCATAAAAGGTGAAATACCTCGGTCACTTTATTACTGATCAAATGAATGATGATGACATATACAGACAATGCTGTAAGCTCTATGTGCAGGCAAATACTATTGCACACAAATTCAGCTTCTGTTCAGTTCCAGTTAAAGTGCTTTTTTAAAGCGTCTTGCACACTGCTATATACTGCCCCCTTGTGGTCATTTTACAAGCAATATAGcaggggtagggaactccaggcctcgagagccggtgtcctgcaggttttagatgtgtccttgatccaacacagctgatttaaatggctaaattagctcctcaacatgtcttgaagttctccagaggcctggtaatgaactaatcatttgattcaggtgtggtgacccagggtgagatctaaaacctgcaggacaccggcgcTCGAGGACTAACGTTCCTACCACTGCAATATAGCATGCAGAAGCTGCATGTTGCATTTAATGATGCAATGAGAATCCTTGTAGGATACCTAGAGGAGGTAGTGCCAGTCAGACGTTTGTAGCTGTGGGTGTTTGTACTTTAAAAGCACTCTTAAAAAATTTAATGTTCACTTGTAGAGAACGACTGGATGGCTCTAGTAACAGTATAATTTTAGCACTCACAAATCCGACAGTGAGTGGTTCCCGTTACTCATCCAGTTGGAGGAAGCACTGGTtgaagtgtttgtgtatttattgatttcttttaagtaattgtgtattttatatatattattgttTCATATCTTTATAATTTTTATTAAGGCTTAAATGTTATGGGGTTTTTTACACTATGGCCATAAAGTTTTGCAGCTTTTATGCAAAGACATGTGTGATATAATGACACTTGAAAACTATTGTTCATAAGCTCTTTGTGATCACATTTGCTATTCTCTGCTCAGATCCCTGACGGTGTGCCTGATGTAAAAGGAAATCTGTCAAAACATATGGACTTACTGCATGTCCTCTCAAACATAGAATTGGACCTCTGGGGGCACAATCCCCACAATTTATAAAAGATAAAAGAAGTGGTAAATCTTTGCTGTAACATTCAGTGAAATCAcatcataaacacacacactgtcattATTTAGTAAGTACGCTTTATTTCTCAAAAGTCTTGGGTACATGATTATTAAAAAGAGAAAGTAAAATTTCAAAAGTAACTATAGAAGTATTAGAAAGACTGGGAATCAGTTTACAAAGGTGTTTGAAATATGAGATTGCTGtttcatcatttcattttataagtaaaattgaatacaaatttaaaaagtttccaTTAAattcttttgtatttttatttcctgaACAAAACTACTACATTAAAAACCCTCAAATGCGAAATACTgcattaaatattttgtttcatctcaatgctaaaaaaaactttgcaaaaacaaacttttattgGAAATTCATACGGTATTGTTTTGGTCCTCAGTATCATAAATCATTTAAATTTAACAATACATACTTGGGTCACAGTAGTAGAACTTGCTTAAAACATAGGAAAATATCTATAGATGAAGTAGTTAAACTGTGCTCTGAGAAGTAGTCACAACTGTTTAAAACATAGAAACCttgacatttttcatttcatgacaGTGTTACAGTGAATATGTTGATCTCCAGCAGATGGTTCAGTGATTCTGCTGCAACTCAAAGATGTCAACAAACTTAATCAAgaagaatatttgattttttgttttcagaacAAAACCATACATTGAATATCTCAAAGTCAGGAAAGCtgaagtaaatatttctaaatgtataTAAAAACACTCTAGTGAGTAAATAGcattgacaaaaataaaaaacatttttcatttaatgttttctgtGATTATTACTGTGAAAAATTAGACAACTTGAAATGATATTGGTTGTGATGCTAAATAATATTTCAGCTTTAGATTGCTGATATCATCCGTTTAACATGTCAAAACACAGTCACACTAATTGACAGTCCATCTGTCTTGAGTCCTTAATTCACATATGCTTCTATTTTATTAAGGAGCTCAGATGCCTTGTTCAGTGCCAGCATTTCATTCTCTGATCTGAATTGTCCGTTCGGTATGTGGGGATATGGATGGCAGTTGGGATATTGAGTCCTTTTGGGATCCACCCCGAGTGTCTGCAGGTTTTTCACAATCTCAGGCAGATCTCTCAGTTGGGGGCTGTAGCAGGAAACTTGTGCAGCAGTGGCTGAAATTGAGCTGCTGTTGGGGTGTTGTCCATTTTTTTTATAGCATGCTGCTATGAGAGACTTTTCCACTGCTTGATGGACCTTAAACAGACACCACTCTGTGCTCCCTCCACCAGTGTCTTTGTGAGCTGCATTGAGATCGCAGCGAGCCTGTCTACACCAGCGTCTGGCCTCTTCTCTGTCTGGCCTTGGGACATTTTCATTGTGGGTCCAGAAGTTGTAGGAATGGAAACCTCTATAACCTCTAGAGAACCTCTCTCGACTATTTCTGTGATACCTGGCCTCCTGATTCCACTGTTGATAGAAGCCTCTgaaatttgtatttctgcttgAAAAGGTCAAGCCTGCAGCTTTGGGTTTGCTGAGCTCATCAATTCGATTCTGTAAATATTTGAATGCCTCACTGGCGAGAGACTGGCAATACGGATTTTTGTCAGGGTGCCACCTAAGGTACAGTCTCTTGATGGCTTTGTGCCTCTCCTCCTCAGGAAGCTTCCAGATCTCTGCCAAACATTTATCAATTTCCCTTTTAGCTTCCTCAACAGAGGCCGGTAAGGAATTTATTGATGATTCAGAAGAATGTGGCCCAGCTCCTGCCAGTGGTTCCAGCTCCATGCAAGTGTTTTCTTCTGGTTTTagcatcttcttctgtggttCTGGCTCCATGCATTTCCTCCTTTCTGTTTTTACCTTCTTTTCTCgtttaaactgaaacagatcAACACAGCTGACTTCAATGGGCTCATCTTCTCCTACTTCTACTTTGTATCTCCATGAATATCGTCCATTGTGACCAGGCAGTTCTTCATCAATAACTGTATAAATGTACTTGTCATCAATGCTGTAGCCAACATATTCCCCCTCTTCAAAGTTGTTGAGGACATTCATGTCCAAACAATCATGCCATTCTCCTGGAATCTCTGTCCCAGGGGCTGCTGGACTAAAAGAGGAACTTTCAGTTTCAGCACTGTCACGGATCTGATTTTTAGCCAGAGTTTTCCGAACATCTTGCAGATTGTCACACATGAGGAGTTGTCCCAGCACTGGAAGGTGAACCGATGCAATTCTGTTTCCTAAAAGACCATTAATCTCCTTTGTCAGTGTCATGATGACTTCATTTACTACTTTGAGAGCCATGTCATCATTGTGCTTTAAGTAAAAGGTGCACCCTTGTTGCCCTCGTTCCACAGATACATCAGTTTCTTCATCAGTTTTGGGAAGTGGCTGTTTATCGAGCCAGAGAGCTGTTTCCAAAGTTCTGCAGCACAAAATTTGTATACTGCCAAAAGTCTGCTCACACATTTTAGTGGCATCTTCTTGTGTTATTTTGCCTTGAGAATTCTCTCTAATAAGACAAATTAATCCATATTTAAAGGCTCCTGAGGAGAGATGTTTATCAAACCATCCACTAAATTCACAGCCAGTCCCAAGTTCACAAAGCTGCATCTTTGATTCCACAACTCTTTCCTCTGTGAACTCAGACAGCATCTTTGGCTGAAATTTCTGAGGCAGCAGTTGCAACAGCTGATGATGCTCATACTTGTCGTTGCCCAAATGACATTTACCGAGTTTCTCAAGCAGCAGGAACTTGTTCTCCAGTGCTTCTTCCAACCTTTTGGTCTCAAACACTGTGTCGTTGTAGCAGAGTGTGGATGATGGGTATAATTTACCATCTACTGCAGGAAGATACAGAGTCTCCACATATTCAAGAAGCTTCTGGTTTCCGTGAGTTTTGATTAACTTAAACAACTGCTCAACAGCTCGTTTCACAGTTCTCAGCTGGTTCGAATGTAGTTTCTGTTTATCACAGGAATCAGTGTAAACTGCTGCCAAAACATTACAATATTGCTCTGCAGTAGCTTTGTTCTTCACACCAATTTTCCGAAAGAACGGTGCATACATTGCATCTTTTGGAGTAATCTTGTACAGATATGGTCTGAAGTCCAGATCATCGGAGAGTGACAGACACACGTCATCAACCGTCACaagttttgtgtctttttcaacCAACACAACAGGAAGACCAGCCAGCTGGTTTCCTTCAAATCTTTTTGCTTGCAGGTAAGCGTAGGAACTTCTGAACACTTCAGCTCGTGTTTTGATCAGCTGGTCAGTTTCACATGGTGACTGACAGATGTTTCTTATGTTACTGGTTACACAGTTTGGAGGTGGTTCTTCATGAGCTCCTgcattttttatcattttctgAAGACTTTGTGACATAATTGGCAGGTCTATAATTGGCATGGAGGTCCAAATCAAATCTTGATGCTCAGGATTTTTGTCAGTCAACGAGCCTCTAATTTTAACAGTAGTTCCTTCAGCAGCAAATGGTCGGTGGTAGTTGGACAGTTCTTTTCGAATCAATACTGGAAAAATGAATTCGATGTCAGCAATGCTTTCCAGCAACCTTTCCTCGTCGTCTTTGGAATCACATGCTTTATACAAGGCTTCCCTGAAAAgtaatgatgatttcattttcaGGTCTTCAATTCTCCCTTTTCCTTTTGCTTCTGATTCCAGCTGGTACGCAAAATTTATTATCTCATCGTTTGACACAACATGCTTCATTCCAAATTCTCTGACCAGCTGCTTTGCtttttctgttgtgtagtcTTCTCCGTCACAAAGCTCAGTCCAAAATATCTCAGGAACAAATCTCTCCTGGGGCAACATTCGTTTGTACAGCTCCACACTTTCATCAAAGTAGTATGATGCAGGCTCCAGTCTACCTTGAGAACTACGAATCAGTTTCACCGTCTTCAGTGAGGAGATGATAGTTTCCCTTTCCTTCAAAGAGTAATGTAGTGACAGCAACAGCTTGAGGCTGTGAagaatctgtgtctctgtgagttGGTGTACAGCAGGCAGAATGAACTTCATGAAATACTGCAAATCATCCAGGATCTGAATGTTGAGTGTTTCTGACAGCATGTAGTTCTCGGAGTTGTACTTGAGAAAAATGCTGTTGCTGTTGGGCAGGTTGAACAAATCTGGAAATCTCACTGAATAAGAGTTGTTGAGAACATAAACCTTTTTAGGTCCATCAATCCTCACTCGTTCACcatgtgttgttttaaatattggTAAGGATTTAAGTTTCCTCACATACTCTTGATTGTCTTTGGACTTGGATAATCCCGATTGCAGGAACATCTGAAACTCCTTCATATCATCATTTGAAAGGTGGGAAAACTCTGGGTGATTAATGTTGTACACTTGATCCAACACTGAGCTTTGATCATCTACATTAAGAAGTTCATGATGTAGACATGAATATACCTGTCGGCCCAtctcagagaagaaaacatgaTCAGACGTCATAAAACCAAGTTTAAAGAGGATGCCTGATATGGCTTTGTATTTCTGTGAGGCAAACACAACACTTGacatgtgtttcattgtttgcAGCAAGTGCTTGTTCTTCAACCTTGGACACACAACAGGTAAAATGTAGCAGTCGCTAAAGGTTTTCCTCACATCACTTAGTGTCAGACTGGACTCGTCACCTCTAGATGTTGGTGCTTTAATTTCACTCATTATGAACCTCCAAAGTGATTTCAGCCACTTCAACATTTTCTCATTTGGGACATGAAGACCACTGTGTGGATCAACATAGCAGTTCTCaagaagaagctgaattaaTGTTTTCAGATATTTCTCTGAGCAGGGCAATGTCATTTTTTGGATGAGTTTTAAACTTTGAAGAAGTTCAATGTGGTCTTTGTTTGTCTGATAGTCTGCAAATTTGTTCTCGTAGTGAAAGAAGAGATTTTCATATACTGATATCAACTTGGGTGACTGGGAGTTGAAAACTGTCAATACTTTATCTCTTGTGAGAAGAAGCGGAAGCCCATCAAGTAAATTTGAATTGTCCTGGGTGACCTTTTCTGAGGTGAAatcttttaaacaaaaactcaaGAGCTCCGAACATCTTTCCTCATCTTTGATCAAAGTAGCACTTATGGGTAAAGGCAAATCCTCATCTGTTTGGGTTGGATCATTGAGAGGTTTTGCTCGTAGAAAAGTCTGCACAGTGGAGGGACTGACCTCTTTCACTTCAACCCCAGCATCTGTGAAACTTTTCCAAATCCTCTGCATGTTTGTGGAATAAGGAATCAGCTTCATTTCAAGATCTTCCAAAATGTTGTTCAGATTGAAATTTCCCAAGGTTGTCAGATAAGGTGACTTAATAGAGTCTGTTTCGCTGACATTACACCAGTAAATTGAGTATTCTTTAATCTTTCTATCTGCAATTTTCCATGTTGAGCTCTTCATCACAGGGATTACATCAAGGCCTTTTCCTTTCAATGATCTGTATACTCCATGTATCATTTCATGCCAGTCTGAGCAAACATCTTTGGACACAGTTGGCCAAAAACACAAGTATTCTGTACTGAAACATGAGTCAGTACTTGCAACTGAAACTTTCTTAACTGCAATGCTGCACCTAATATAATGCAGGAGATCTGCATAAAGTGGAGCAATGACATTCTGTTTCAAAATCTCATTCCAGTTTGATTTCTTACTCTTCCCATCTTCTTTCCAAAGGCTTCTCCTGGCAGAATCAACCTCAAAGTTTCCATTGACATGTACTGGCAGTCCAGTTTTCCCTGGCAAAGGAAGTGAACAAAAGGCTTCTCCTTTAAAATCCATGACGCTGGATCCTTTTGTGTTCACACGTGCAGCTAATGATGCTTGAGGAAGTTTGTCTGATAGTTTTAATTCAAAGCTGTCTTTGAAGGAGCCAAACTGTTCTGCAACAATCCACTTACTTTGTCTTTTATCTGAGGTGGAAATCACAGTTTCATAGAAAGTCTTGTGCGGTGATGCTGTTTTGTCTGATTTCAGTGCATTTTGTAGATGTTTTACAAAAGCATCTTTCTCGTCCCGACTTCTTTGTGGCAGATTTTTTTCAACCTCAAAGATGGTTTTAAGTTCTTGTGAatctttattgatttcatgGACTTTGATTTTGCAGATGTTTTTCAGAAAGAGAATTAGTCCTTCAGGATCTTCAGACAGGGCAGAGCACAGTTCTTTCATGTCGCGGTCAGTGACTCCTTGCTGTGATATTTTGGAGGTGTTTGCATTTGTACCCATCCTCAGAGGTAATCTGAACATGGTGCCCTCTTTAAGAGAGAATTTGTCTGGAAGAAAGGATTTGTAGACATCTACGTACATTTCTTTGAAAGTGTCAGCTAGTTTATAGCCAATGCCATATCGTTGGTTATTTGAATGAttttcaatgtatttttgattGGGGTCAGAAATGCAAAGTACTTCATCTCCTGTAAGGATCGAAGGACAGTCAGTCAGATGGTAAACAGAGTTGAATCCAACTCCGTACTTCCCTATCTTCCCTGGGGTGTTGTGCTTTCCTCCCTCTCCCAGCTGTTGAATTCCCTTAATGTCAGCATCTGAAAGCACTTTGTTGTTGAACACACAAAGTGCTGGACCCTGAAGATTGTTCCATTTCTCcccaaatgttttttcttttccatgttGTCTTTTGTCCCAGATGAAGTGAATTTCTGTTGCTTCTGCATCATCAGCATTTTGGATGAGCTCTTTAAGGATATCCTTCTTTGATGGATAGGctgaaattatgtttttaatacGAACAGTCAGGTGTTCCTGCTGTTCAAAGTCAAAAGCTAATGGTGACATGTCATCAAATGTGTGGGTTTCCAGAGAATGATGCCTTGTTGTTTTGATTCCAATGTGGCGAGCCATAGCTCGTGGGATATTCTCGTGACATAATGTGACACCTGAAGTGATTGGCATCCACGGGCTGTCATTGTAAAATAGCTCACTAGCAAACTGCAAAACTCCATGCTCATTGGGTATGAGACAGTCATGCATGATTTTGACTTCGGCCTCAAAAATccctttgtttaaaattgtgaaGACAACTGAGAGATCACTCTTTGGTAGGGGCTGGTTTCCAtgttgagcttgtaattcctGCAACACAGTTAGAAGCTGAGTGGCTGTGAATTGTTTTTCAACACCTATACATGTCCAGAGGTTCCTGAAGCTTGTGAAGGCAGCTGGAAGTACGTGGAGATAGGGCTTTGCTTCAAATTGCCCGTTCTCAGCTACACGATcaacattcacaaatgtatcgcCAATGAGGATGAATGGAAATGAACTTGCTTGTTGTGAAATGTAAGTGGTATTTCCAGAGTCACAGATCCACTGATCCAGACACTTATAGCACTCAAATGCTATTTTGTAAAGCATGGCTCTCTCAATGGAGTGTGCTTGTTTGCTTCCTTCATGAAGCTGCTGGAGCACCACCTCTGGCTTCGGAGTGCTGTTCACGCCCAAGATCTGTAGGACTGGATCACTGTGGTGTATTTTCAAATTACTATTATCCAGCACTGGTTGTGTCATGTTAACAAGAAGGGAGCATTTGTCACTAAAAACATCAGTGGGCCTTTTAAGTGTTACATTTCCTTCCATTTTTGCATCACCAGGTGAATATGCTGGAAGAAATGCAGTTGTCCTGAGTGTTTTCCAGTGGTGAGAGTCTTTATCATAAATGTGATTCTTCATCAGTTCAAATAGAAACTTCAAGTCGACAAATGCTTTCTTTTTGTCAATGCTCAGGGTTTTATCAATTGTGCCTGCTTTCTCTGTGATATCTTCCAATGGGAGATGATCATTTGCCATACCGAGTTCCAACAaacgctgaatcctttttggagATCTGAAGTCATTTTCGGATCCATCAAGCAAGCGTCCCTCTTTTGGTTCAAACAGACAGGCCACTTTCCCTGATGGATTCACAAGTTTCCTGACCTGTTGGAGCTGTCCACCCTTTGTGGGTATGCATGGATGGCAGAGCAGCAGACTGTCAATTTCTTTGATATGAAGGTCAATAGCATGCAGCACAAGGGTATCTCTACTCTTCGAGTCCATTGTAGTTAGGTTACTGAACACTGCTTCTCTGTAGAACTTCTCCCAGTTCCATGTCCTGTTTTGTAAAACCTTTTCTAGGCCAGCCTGTTTGAAGCTATTTCTCAGCCACAGTGGAAGAGGAACAACATGGTTGGGTCCTTTTGCATATTTCTGGCAAACTTGCACTGCAAGGTCACCAATCTTTTTATCATTTTCAATGCTCTCATGTAGAAATATGGCATTGTTCATTGAGAACCATTGTTCTCCATCACTAAAGAGCTCTGGACCAACAGAGTCATCAACAATGGTTGAGTAAAGTGCATCCACTAAAGGCTTGAAAGTTTCagtcactttctctctctcaggccAAAAGGTGTGATAACAGTAACTCACCAGCTGCTTATCTTCTGACATTTTCTTTAGTGCCTTGAGTACAGTAACATATGCTGTCACTACTGGATCCTGAAGGAGAGCTTTGTTCCAGTCATTTTTCACTCCAGTTTCCCACAGAGCTTTTCGGTTGCTTGTCACCGCAAATGTGCCATTTACATTGACAGGAAGACCTGTGTGAATGGGAAGAGGAAGGAAGCAAAAGGCCTGTCCAACAAGATCTGTTTGTAATGTGGTGAATTTTCCAGTTTCCGGATCATTTTGCAAAGGCACAGCAATCCCTCCAATGGGCAAAGAGAAACTGgcttgcttgtttttgtgaaGGGCCATTTTCAAGGACTCATCTGTCCCAAAGCAGTTGTACAGGAGCCAGAACTGAAGTTTAGTTTCATTAGACTGCTGACTGGATATTTGGATAATTCTGACTGT belongs to Oreochromis niloticus isolate F11D_XX unplaced genomic scaffold, O_niloticus_UMD_NMBU tig00000792_pilon, whole genome shotgun sequence and includes:
- the LOC109200992 gene encoding sacsin-like isoform X1 is translated as MSLKAKKKARTSFGATAPPFIDYLKDILRRYPDGGQILKELIQNADDAQATKVVFIHDERSYGTESLWTEELGKYQGPALYAYNNAAFTEDDWGGIQMAGRSVKRDDPNKVGRFGIGFNSVYHITDVPSIFSSGHLGMMDPQEKVFGERNGGFQWSLDDAEDQEVLLNMSDQFQPFRDIVSLVCEHGWSKVVMEDQHFSGTIFRFPLRNEASEISDNLYDSDKVVELFDSFIADADLSLLFLKNVTSVSLLHISEDGAVNTRLEVKSSVPTDGVLESEETEGLTRFKVITVSSEDQKETKWLLTTCTMKEGVAEDLDLLTKKLSFLPQVDLAFPCGEKRDCSQSRLSCFLPLPNNESNKTGLPVYVNACFGLTDNRRHIKWQEEDQRHDEHALWNEMLMKKVFPQAYIKIIQDAIKLAQNSILPVYSVYNLWPDLTQIQHKEKWHALTLDVFHHLFRQNVAILSLAKDERQFISPSEAVFPCNGPTSTNILSAIKRTLVSCGENLVTLPASVAKAINEAYPNPTTLKHVTPAFLRDILHRTGVDNITKDDKLSLLEYILGDEQYKELEGLHLLPLSDGSFRYFTYKEEDTALIDSHEFPRVLLPFCKPFFIPHDLTPACSAHLKELARRNFFKITNIDASHVAEYARRYLPPDWKQTGKNLVTWDNNNSQHPPLDWFQEFWRFLNSHFNELSPFTGIPLIPVSPLSGSQTVSVAKLQQSATLIFQKSKQLNLPDGIAQLVNKVGGTVVRGNEWLKHEDLDSYVLCPSPRSVLKVLMNLDFQHLITELTSASHTARNELKDYLSYLDSLSKTEKDFLLKLPLFQTMKGFSVAAQSKQAVLLISGLTVPTELPMPDSIIQCSTETDRRLLQLLKVHLLDTAEAANVLVDSIRKGACSSDETKKTMTWVLQHGKVLFSQNESLKCSCKDLSFIEVNGQLKKASDFFDPRIQTFKVIFESDFFPPPSYTHSLQTLESLTEIGLLNKEIDVSPEHLVHAATLTDKLYMNSQTEALRRAQVLLEMLESNDLLSKFSHKQIHCLKMLKWIPCEQPGSEKQFSDKSQKYCLFCPKEIRHSVYKDIVGHVMPLTGKLSDRVSNRLGLKDLPPPEKVIENLTVLKSKALEMANPDTDVDFKRQLHSIYKHMQDNVSVFVTMMSKETCWLWTHNQFVAPQDLVLEYPNNLDLSSYIGKVPSEFLTYRTLFQRFGLRKVLSSEDILGILYSIQQTIEARQVPFASSSEVKVSIEILNWLWKEKKTVQDDIPVPVTAEGGKFTLKPRSTALFCDVSKNGLKELNCREEEIYVIHEEIPKAAAEWLEIHFLSTHILDPEEIGIEQCGQSEPITMRIKNILKEYDEDSDIFKELIQNAEDAGANVCKFLVDFRVHRDAPESLIDPDMALCQGPCLWAFNNEQFTAEDWKNIVRVGSASKENKAEKIGKFGLGFNTVYHVTDVPSILSGNSLLILDPNVTHLTKHIKHKSNPGIKLDLSQQRLFHCFPGQFGSYENIFDCNFTRKSPPEPYPGTLIKLPFRSEEEAVKSEINPKVYQKHNILDFQHLFSKNSQTHLLFLKNIITLSLQNIPHNGSTPPRDNETETIFSVSKTTVSAMEIPDDSSVSKQRHAEKSLMKLDGKSKGLIESCTVRIIQISSQQSNETKLQFWLLYNCFGTDESLKMALHKNKQASFSLPIGGIAVPLQNDPETGKFTTLQTDLVGQAFCFLPLPIHTGLPVNVNGTFAVTSNRKALWETGVKNDWNKALLQDPVVTAYVTVLKALKKMSEDKQLVSYCYHTFWPEREKVTETFKPLVDALYSTIVDDSVGPELFSDGEQWFSMNNAIFLHESIENDKKIGDLAVQVCQKYAKGPNHVVPLPLWLRNSFKQAGLEKVLQNRTWNWEKFYREAVFSNLTTMDSKSRDTLVLHAIDLHIKEIDSLLLCHPCIPTKGGQLQQVRKLVNPSGKVACLFEPKEGRLLDGSENDFRSPKRIQRLLELGMANDHLPLEDITEKAGTIDKTLSIDKKKAFVDLKFLFELMKNHIYDKDSHHWKTLRTTAFLPAYSPGDAKMEGNVTLKRPTDVFSDKCSLLVNMTQPVLDNSNLKIHHSDPVLQILGVNSTPKPEVVLQQLHEGSKQAHSIERAMLYKIAFECYKCLDQWICDSGNTTYISQQASSFPFILIGDTFVNVDRVAENGQFEAKPYLHVLPAAFTSFRNLWTCIGVEKQFTATQLLTVLQELQAQHGNQPLPKSDLSVVFTILNKGIFEAEVKIMHDCLIPNEHGVLQFASELFYNDSPWMPITSGVTLCHENIPRAMARHIGIKTTRHHSLETHTFDDMSPLAFDFEQQEHLTVRIKNIISAYPSKKDILKELIQNADDAEATEIHFIWDKRQHGKEKTFGEKWNNLQGPALCVFNNKVLSDADIKGIQQLGEGGKHNTPGKIGKYGVGFNSVYHLTDCPSILTGDEVLCISDPNQKYIENHSNNQRYGIGYKLADTFKEMYVDVYKSFLPDKFSLKEGTMFRLPLRMGTNANTSKISQQGVTDRDMKELCSALSEDPEGLILFLKNICKIKVHEINKDSQELKTIFEVEKNLPQRSRDEKDAFVKHLQNALKSDKTASPHKTFYETVISTSDKRQSKWIVAEQFGSFKDSFELKLSDKLPQASLAARVNTKGSSVMDFKGEAFCSLPLPGKTGLPVHVNGNFEVDSARRSLWKEDGKSKKSNWNEILKQNVIAPLYADLLHYIRCSIAVKKVSVASTDSCFSTEYLCFWPTVSKDVCSDWHEMIHGVYRSLKGKGLDVIPVMKSSTWKIADRKIKEYSIYWCNVSETDSIKSPYLTTLGNFNLNNILEDLEMKLIPYSTNMQRIWKSFTDAGVEVKEVSPSTVQTFLRAKPLNDPTQTDEDLPLPISATLIKDEERCSELLSFCLKDFTSEKVTQDNSNLLDGLPLLLTRDKVLTVFNSQSPKLISVYENLFFHYENKFADYQTNKDHIELLQSLKLIQKMTLPCSEKYLKTLIQLLLENCYVDPHSGLHVPNEKMLKWLKSLWRFIMSEIKAPTSRGDESSLTLSDVRKTFSDCYILPVVCPRLKNKHLLQTMKHMSSVVFASQKYKAISGILFKLGFMTSDHVFFSEMGRQVYSCLHHELLNVDDQSSVLDQVYNINHPEFSHLSNDDMKEFQMFLQSGLSKSKDNQEYVRKLKSLPIFKTTHGERVRIDGPKKVYVLNNSYSVRFPDLFNLPNSNSIFLKYNSENYMLSETLNIQILDDLQYFMKFILPAVHQLTETQILHSLKLLLSLHYSLKERETIISSLKTVKLIRSSQGRLEPASYYFDESVELYKRMLPQERFVPEIFWTELCDGEDYTTEKAKQLVREFGMKHVVSNDEIINFAYQLESEAKGKGRIEDLKMKSSLLFREALYKACDSKDDEERLLESIADIEFIFPVLIRKELSNYHRPFAAEGTTVKIRGSLTDKNPEHQDLIWTSMPIIDLPIMSQSLQKMIKNAGAHEEPPPNCVTSNIRNICQSPCETDQLIKTRAEVFRSSYAYLQAKRFEGNQLAGLPVVLVEKDTKLVTVDDVCLSLSDDLDFRPYLYKITPKDAMYAPFFRKIGVKNKATAEQYCNVLAAVYTDSCDKQKLHSNQLRTVKRAVEQLFKLIKTHGNQKLLEYVETLYLPAVDGKLYPSSTLCYNDTVFETKRLEEALENKFLLLEKLGKCHLGNDKYEHHQLLQLLPQKFQPKMLSEFTEERVVESKMQLCELGTGCEFSGWFDKHLSSGAFKYGLICLIRENSQGKITQEDATKMCEQTFGSIQILCCRTLETALWLDKQPLPKTDEETDVSVERGQQGCTFYLKHNDDMALKVVNEVIMTLTKEINGLLGNRIASVHLPVLGQLLMCDNLQDVRKTLAKNQIRDSAETESSSFSPAAPGTEIPGEWHDCLDMNVLNNFEEGEYVGYSIDDKYIYTVIDEELPGHNGRYSWRYKVEVGEDEPIEVSCVDLFQFKREKKVKTERRKCMEPEPQKKMLKPEENTCMELEPLAGAGPHSSESSINSLPASVEEAKREIDKCLAEIWKLPEEERHKAIKRLYLRWHPDKNPYCQSLASEAFKYLQNRIDELSKPKAAGLTFSSRNTNFRGFYQQWNQEARYHRNSRERFSRGYRGFHSYNFWTHNENVPRPDREEARRWCRQARCDLNAAHKDTGGGSTEWCLFKVHQAVEKSLIAACYKKNGQHPNSSSISATAAQVSCYSPQLRDLPEIVKNLQTLGVDPKRTQYPNCHPYPHIPNGQFRSENEMLALNKASELLNKIEAYVN